From the genome of Triticum aestivum cultivar Chinese Spring chromosome 3B, IWGSC CS RefSeq v2.1, whole genome shotgun sequence, one region includes:
- the LOC123071957 gene encoding selenium-binding protein 1, whose protein sequence is MAAAVVDAAVPVAAKANGAGARCCAAKGPGYATPREAMEKGPREGLLYVTCVYNGTGIDKPDYLATVDVDPNSATYSQVIHRLQATHIGDELHHSGWNACSSCHGDPSTSRRFLILPSLLSGRLYVVDTAKNPRAPALHKVVQAEDIAEKTGLGFPHTSHCLATGDIMISCLGDKEGNAAGNGFLLLDSEFNVKGRWEKPGHSPLFGYDFWYQPRHKTMISSSWGAPAAFRTGFDLQHVQDGLYGRHLHVYDWPGGELKQTLDLGSTGLLPLEVRFLHDPSKDTGYVGCALTSNMVRFFKTADGSWSHEVAISIKPLKVRNWILPEMPGLITDFVISLDDRYLYLVNWLHGDIRQYNIEDPAKPVLAGQVFVGGLLQKGSDVVYVTDDDKEEQYAVPEVKGHRLRGGPQMIQLSLDGKRVYVTNSLFSRWDEQFYGPDLLKKGSHMLQIDVDTEEGGLAVNPNFFVDFGTEPEGPSLAHEMRYPGGDCTSDIWI, encoded by the exons ATGGCCGCAGCGGTGGTCGACGCAGCGGTGCCGGTGGCGGCGAAGGCGAACGGCGCCGGGGCGAGGTGCTGCGCGGCGAAGGGGCCCGGGTACGCCACGCCCAGGGAGGCCATGGAGAAGGGCCCGCGGGAGGGGCTCCTCTACGTCACCTGCGTCTACAATG GTACTGGAATCGACAAGCCGGATTACCTGGCCACGGTGGACGTCGACCCAAATTCAGCGACCTACTCCCAGGTGATCCACAGGCTCCAGGCGACCCACATCGGCGACGAGCTGCATCACTCTGGCTGGAACGCCTGCAGCTCCTGCCACGGCGATCCATCCACGAGCCGGCGCTTCTTGATTCTTCCTTCGTTGCT GTCTGGCCGTTTGTATGTGGTCGACACTGCGAAGAATCCGAGGGCGCCTGCTCTGCACAAGGTTGTCCAGGCTGAGGACATTGCTGAGAAGACCGGGCTTGGGTTCCCTCACACATCCCATTGCCTTGCAACCGGTGACATAATGATTTCTTGTCTGGGAGACAAGGAGGGAAATGCTGCTGGCAATGGCTTTCTCTTGCTGGATTCAGAATTTAACGTCAAAGGACG TTGGGAAAAGCCAGGTCACAGCCCCTTGTTTGGCTATGATTTCTGGTACCAGCCTCGTCACAAGACGATGATCAGCTCTTCATGGGGAGCCCCGGCAGCTTTCAGGACAGGTTTTGATCTCCAGCATGTCCAGGATGGTCTCTATGGAAGGCACCTGCATGTGTATGACTGGCCTGGTGGTGAGCTCAAGCAGACACTGGATCTAGGGAGCACAGGTCTTCTTCCGCTGGAG GTGAGGTTTTTACATGATCCATCAAAGGACACTGGCTATGTTGGCTGTGCTTTAACAAGCAACATGGTGAGATTCTTCAAAACTGCAGATGGATCATGGAGCCATGAG GTAGCTATATCCATAAAACCGTTGAAGGTGCGCAACTGGATACTGCCAGAAATGCCAGGATTGATAACTGACTTTGTCATCTCTCTCGATGACCGTTATCTCTACTTGGTCAATTGGCTTCATGGGGATATCAGGCAGTACAACATTGAGGACCCTGCAAAGCCTGTGTTGGCTGGACAAGTGTTTGTAGGTGGGCTTCTTCAAAAGGGCAGTGATGTTGTCTATGTGaccgacgatgacaaagaagagcaGTATGCTGTGCCTGAAGTCAAG GGGCATCGGCTTAGAGGTGGGCCGCAGATGATTCAGCTGAGCTTGGATGGCAAGAGGGTGTATGTGACCAACTCTCTCTTCAGCCGGTGGGACGAGCAGTTCTACGGCCCTGACCTTCTCAAGAAGGGATCTCACATGTTGCAGATCGACGTCGACACTGAGGAAGGAGGGCTGGCTGTCAACCCCAACTTCTTTGTTGATTTCGGGACCGAGCCTGAAGGTCCCTCCTTGGCCCATGAGATGAGATATCCTGGTGGAGACTGCACCTCTGACATATGGATCTAG
- the LOC123071959 gene encoding 1-aminocyclopropane-1-carboxylate oxidase homolog 1: MASDHRLGALKAFDDTKAGVKGLVDAGATVVPAIFHHAPESLNDAPHHHDHQFAVPVIDLAGLATPSERASVVGAVKAAAETVGFFQVVNHGVPEAAMSAMLAALRNFIEEPVEAKAPYYTRDYGQRVRYQSNFDLFHSPAANWRDTLFMDMAPEPPAPEEIPPACRAIAPEFAGLVQRLGSTLLGLLSEALGLPRGHLEKDAACLEGLSLACHYYPACPEPHLTLGTTKHSDPSFLTVLLQDAVGGLQVLVDDDGKQNPAWVDVPAVAGALVVNVGDYLQLLSNDRFKSVEHRVVAKSAGPRVSVACFFRADGSTRVLAPIVADGAAARYRNTTVDEMGRHYRAKGLDGVSALEHFRI; this comes from the coding sequence ATGGCCTCCGACCACCGACTCGGCGCGCTCAAGGCGTTCGACGACACCAAGGCCGGCGTCAAGGGCCTCGTCGACGCGGGAGCCACGGTCGTCCCCGCCATCTTCCACCACGCGCCCGAATCCCTCAACGACGCGCCGCATCACCATGACCACCAGTTCGCCGTCCCGGTCATCGACCTTGCCGGCCTCGCGACACCGTCGGAGCGAGCCTCGGTGGTTGGCGCCGTGAAGGCGGCCGCGGAGACGGTGGGCTTCTTCCAGGTGGTGAACCACGGCGTGCCGGAGGCGGCCATGTCGGCGatgctcgcggcgctgcggaactTCATCGAGGAGCCGGTGGAGGCCAAGGCGCCGTACTACACCCGTGACTACGGCCAGCGCGTGAGGTACCAGAGCAACTTCGACCTGTTCCACTCGCCGGCGGCCAACTGGCGCGACACCCTGTTCATGGATATGGCACCGGAGCCGCCGGCACCCGAGGAAATCCCACCGGCGTGCAGGGCCATCGCACCAGAGTTTGCcgggctggtgcagcggctgggGAGCACGCTGCTCGGGCTTCTGTCGGAGGCGCTGGGCCTCCCGCGAGGGCACCTGGAGAAGGACGCCGCGTGCCTAGAGGGGCTGAGCCTCGCCTGCCATTACTACCCGGCGTGCCCGGAGCCGCACCTCACGCTGGGCACCACCAAGCACTCCGATCCCAGCTTCCTCACCGTGCTCCTCCAGGACGCCGTCGGCGGCCTCCAGGTGCTCGTCGACGACGACGGCAAGCAGAACCCGGCGTGGGTGGATGTGCCGGCAGTGGCGGGGGCGCTGGTGGTGAACGTGGGCGACTACCTGCAGCTCCTGTCCAACGACAGGTTCAAGAGCGTGGAGCACCGCGTGGTGGCAAAGAGCGCGGGGCCGAGGGTGTCGGTGGCCTGCTTCTTCCGGGCGGACGGGTCGACGAGGGTGCTGGCGCCGATCGTCGCCGACGGCGCCGCCGCGCGGTACAGGAACACGACGGTGGACGAGATGGGCAGGCACTACAGGGCCAAGGGTCTCGACGGCGTCTCCGCACTCGAACACTTCAGGATCTAA